A genome region from Megalobrama amblycephala isolate DHTTF-2021 linkage group LG16, ASM1881202v1, whole genome shotgun sequence includes the following:
- the acad8 gene encoding isobutyryl-CoA dehydrogenase, mitochondrial codes for MAATRALVRGVRLGTYSIGRSRSLIFNRVQRRGISACIDPSIGLTDEQKEFQKVAFDFAANEMAPHMAEWDQKEMFPVEAMRKAAQLGFGGIYVNPDVGGSGLSRLDTSIIFEALSTGCVSTTAYISIHNMCAWMIDTFGNEEQREKYCPDLCSMQKFASYCLTEPGSGSDAASLITSAKLQGDHYVLNGSKAFISGGGDTDVYVVMCRTGGKGPKGISCLVVEKGTPGLSFGKKEKKVGWNSQPTRAVIFEDCAVPVTNRLGAEGEGFSIAMKGLNGGRINIASCSLGAAHASVLLARDHMCVRKQFGETLSNSQFLQFKLAEMATKLVASRLLVRQAALALQEGRPDAVSLCSMAKLFVTDECFSICNQALQIHGGYGYLKDYAVQQYVRDIRVHQILEGTNEVMRMIIARSLLTES; via the exons ATGGCGGCGACTAGGGCACTCGTAAGAGGTGTCCGATTGGGCACATATAGCATTGGTAGAAGTCGCAGTTTAATATTTAACCGTGTACAAAGACGAGGAATATCAGCGTGCATCGATC CCTCTATAGGTCTCACAGATGAACAGAAAGAGTTTCAGAAGGTGGCATTTGACTTTGCTGCCAACGAGATGGCACCACATATGGCAGAATGGGACCAAAAG GAAATGTTCCCTGTGGAGGCCATGAGGAAAGCCGCCCAGCTAGGATTTGGTGGGATTTATGTGAACCCTGATGTTGGGGGCTCTGGACTCTCTCGTCTGGACACCTCTATCATATTTGAGGCTTTATCCACAGGCTGTGTCAGCACTACCGCTTATATCAGTATTCACAA CATGTGCGCCTGGATGATAGACACATTTGGAAACGAGGAGCAGAGGGAGAAATACTGTCCTGATCTCTGCTCTATGCAGAAATTTGCATCATACTGTCTCACAGAACCTG GTAGCGGGAGTGATGCTGCTTCACTTATAACCAGTGCAAAGCTCCAAGGAGATCATTATGTTCTGAACGGCTCCAAG GCGTTCATCAGTGGAGGTGGAGACACAGATGTTTATGTGGTCATGTGCAGGACAGGTGGGAAGGGACCTAAGGGGATCTCCTGCCTGGTGGTTGAAAAAGGAACCCCTGGACTCAGCTTTGGCAAAAAAGAGAAGAAG GTAGGTTGGAATTCACAGCCAACCCGAGCCGTTATATTTGAGGACTGTGCTGTCCCAGTGACCAATCGGCTTGGAGCAGAAGGCGAGGGCTTCAGCATTGCCATGAAAGGCCTAAATGGAGGCAGAATTAATATTG CTTCTTGCTCTCTTGGAGCAGCTCATGCATCTGTGCTTCTGGCTCGAGATCACATGTGTGTGCGTAAACAGTTTGGAGAAACACTATCGAACAGCCAG TTCCTGCAGTTTAAGTTGGCTGAGATGGCCACTAAGCTGGTCGCCTCTCGGCTGCTGGTGCGTCAGGCGGCGTTGGCTCTGCAGGAGGGGCGACCGGACGCAGTCTCGCTCTGCTCGATGGCTAAGCTCTTCGTGACAGATGAATGTTTTTCA ATATGTAACCAGGCCTTACAGATACATGGAGGTTATGGTTACCTAAAGGACTATGCAGTGCAGCAGTACGTCAGAGACATTAGAGTACATCAGATATTGGAGG gTACAAATGAAGTGATGAGGATGATCATTGCAAGAAGTTTGCTCACTGAATCATGA
- the thyn1 gene encoding thymocyte nuclear protein 1, with translation MPPKKTTRSSAKSNKHTDADAQHNKESDDAAQLKSGKRKRSAAVKNDVEKNKNDDTCKASYSHWLMKSEPESRIENGVDVKFGIEDLKALPNQTGCWDGVRNYQARNFMRDMKVGQQAFFYHSNCKEPGIAGLMKIVKEAYVDHTQFDKKDAHYDPSSKADNPKWSMVDVQFERMAKRFISLAELKKYHLQHKAKGGPLKDMALFTRARLSVQPLTAEEFDFVLSLENEDPI, from the exons ATGCCACCCAAGAAAACAACACGAAGCAGCGCCAAATCTAATAAACATA CTGATGCAGACGCCCAACACAATAAGGAGTCTGATGATGCTGCACAACTCAAAAGTGGCAAAAGAAAAAGGTCAGCAGCAGTAAAAAATGATgtggagaaaaataaaaatgatgacACATGCAAAGCATCCTACAGCCACTGGCTGATGAAGTCTGAACCTGAGAGTCGGATTGAAAATGGAGTGGACGTGAAG TTTGGAATTGAGGACTTAAAAGCCCTTCCCAATCAAACAGGATGCTGGGATGGAGTGAGGAATTATCAG GCACGTAATTTCATGAGAGATATGAAGGTGGGCCAGCAGGCTTTCTTTTACCACAGTAACTGCAAAGAGCCAGGTATTGCTGGCCTCATGAAG ATCGTAAAGGAGGCCTATGTGGACCATACGCAATTTGACAAGAAAGATGCTCATTATGACCCCTCCAGCAAAGCAGACAACCCTAAATGGAGTATG GTGGATGTTCAGTTTGAAAGGATGGCCAAGCGTTTCATCTCTTTGGCTGAGCTGAAGAAATATCACTTGCAGCACAAAGCTAAGGGCGGCCCCCTGAAAGATATGGCCCTCTTCACCAGGGCCAGACTATCAGTTCAGCCCCTCACTGCAG AGGAATTTGACTTTGTCCTGAGTTTGGAGAATGAAGATCCAATATGA
- the vps26b gene encoding vacuolar protein sorting-associated protein 26B, which yields MSFFGFGQTAEIDIVLNDAETRKKAEHKTEDGKKDKYFLFYDGETVSGKVNVTLKIPGKRLEHYGIKIEFVGQIELYYDRGNHHEFVSLVKDLARPGELSQSQTFDFEFTHVEKPYESYTGQNVKLRYFLRATISRRLNDISKEMDIVVQTLCTYPELNSSIKMEVGIEDCLHIEFEYNKSKYHLRDVIVGKIYFLLVRIKIKHMEIDIIKRETTGTGPSVYHENDTIAKYEIMDGAPVRGESIPIRLFLAGYELTPTMRDINKKFSVRYYLNLVLIDEEERRYFKQQEITLWRKGDIVRRSMSQQATIAAQRFEGSNSESASAQAKEENN from the exons ATGAGCTTCTTCGGCTTCGGACAGACCGCTGAGATCGACATCGTGCTGAATGACGCCGAGACCAGGAAGAAAGCTGAGCACAAGACTGAAGATGGGAAAAAGGACAAATATTTCCTTTTCTATGACGGTGAAACTGTAAGTGGGAAAGTTAATGTGACTCTCAAAATTCCTGGAAAGAGGCTGGAGCACTATGGGATCAAAATCGAGTTTGTCGGGCAGATTG AGCTGTACTATGACAGAGGGAACCACCATGAGTTTGTGTCATTGGTGAAGGATCTTGCACGACCTGGTGAGCTTTCACAGTCTCAGACCTTTGACTTTGAGTTCACCCATGTGGAAAAGCCCTATGAATCTTACACTGGCCAGAATGTCAAACTAAG ATACTTTCTGAGAGCGACAATCAGCAGAAGACTCAATGATATCAGTAAAGAGATGGATATTGTAGTGCAGACGCTGTGCACATACCCAGAGCTCAACTCCTCCATCAAGATGGAAGTTGGAATTGAAGATTGTCTCCATATTGAGTTTGAATACAACAAATCCAA GTACCACCTGAGGGATGTTATCGTAGGGAAGATTTATTTCCTTCTTGTGAGGATAAAGATTAAGCACATGGAAATCGATATAATAAAACGGGAAACAACTGGAACAGGACCCAGTGTGTACCATGAAAATGACACCATCGCCAAATATGAGATCATGGATGGGGCACCTGTGAGAG GCGAGTCGATCCCCATCCGCTTATTTCTCGCTGGATATGAGTTAACTCCCACCATGAGGGACATCAACAAGAAGTTCTCTGTGCGCTACTACCTGAACCTAGTCCTTATAGATGAAGAAGAGCGACGATACTTCAAACAACAG GAGATCACACTCTGGAGGAAAGGAGACATTGTGAGAAGAAGTATGTCCCAACAGGCCACCATTGCCGCCCAAAGGTTCGAGGGATCGAACTCTGAATCTGCATCAGCACAAGCCAAAGAGGAGAATAACTAA